The segment CCACCCATTACATAGGAATCAAAAGCCAGGAGCAACACACCTCTCAAAAAATACCTCCAGCCTTGACTCAGAATCCCACTCCAGAAGAGCCCTTAGAGACTACCAGCCTGAGCCACTGGATTTGACAGCAAGGACCCTTCCATGGGAAAGGCTGCTAGGGGCTGTCCACGGTCACTGCCAGTCAGAGACTTCTTCCGTGACATCACCCTATTCTGTATGAGGCTGGCTCCAGGGTCCAAGTCAGAAAGTCAAGGAATGTAACTTCTGTAGTCCATCCTGACTTACCAGTGGTACCCTTAAGGCTCAAAAGACAGCTAGCTGTAAATTATGCTAGTATCAGGGTGAGGTAAGGAAACTCTCCACTTCCTCCCGGCATCCTATTCAGGAAACCACCAAGACCATCAGACTCTGAGGACCcagctggaggaaagggaaagccGAAGCAGTTGGCTACAGGTAACCTGGCCAGAGGAGCCAATTTGCAAACCCTGGCTGAAAAAGACAATGCCCGATTTTCTCTATGTTGTTGTTCCATCGAGAGGGACCCTTTCTATCAGTCATCCGCTTTAGCCCTCTGCCACAGAAAGCCTGTGGGAAACAGGGTGCTCGATGCCAGAAGGGGAGGGTGTGACCCACACTGCTCTCCATGTTCCACATAATACCCGCCATCTCCTTTCTCCAACCAGAAAATCGGGTGTTGGAGAACATCACCTCTTAGGTTTCAGAAAGCCCTGAAGATTAAGGCTTGATGTTCCTCATTACCTGGGGAGTAGCCTGGAGGTAGATGAAGCCATGTAATCTGAGCTGGCTGGCAAACTCCTGCAGGAGAAAAGAATGCCAGTCTTGATAGATATGCCATTCGATGTTATTGAGGGAACCATTTTCAAAAAGATTCTTCGCAAAGATATACCTGGTTGGAAATATAGGTGGGATTGGGGGAGGGGATCAGAATGGGAAATGGAATgaaaagcaaaagggaaagaagcagaaaaatcaataaCTAACTTGTTCCATGTCTGTTCAAGCCGCTTAACCTTTCTAGCTCCTCATCAATCTTTAAGaaatctgaattcttttttttattttattatttttttaaagattttatttatttatttgagacagacagaatgagagagacagagagcacatgagaggggggagggtcagagggagaagcaggctccctgccgagcagggagcccaatgtgggactcgatcccgggactccaggatcatgacctgagccgaaggcagtcgcccaaccaactgagccacccaggcgccccaagaaatctGAATTCTTAACCTGTATCTCCTTCCTTGTTCAACAGTAAGATGGGAAATAGCATGTCGACTCTAGAAGCCAAAATCACAGCTCTCCAACTGGATTAATCTACTGGAAGAACAGGGGCAGTGGAAAAGACGATCTTCGGTCGCCAGCGATTCTCCCTGCTGGAGGCCAGTGAGAACAGATAGCATTCAGGGTATGCAAACTCACAattctgagttttatttattatggCAGCCAGCCCCTAAGCCAAAAAAACCATCTCGGGCTTATGAGGGCTTCCCAGTCTCCAGGCTGCTGATCCATCCTCTCGTGTGGTCAATAAGTGGAGAAGGAAATGTACTGAAGTGGTGTCACCTACAGAGCAGGGGATGCCTTTCTTATTTAATGCAGCGTTACCAAGAAAGCAGACCCTCCCCCAAAGCGCACAGGAGCCCTTACTCACTTGCTTCCTCTGCTGCTGAGCTTCTAATCCAGGTGCAAGAAAGCTCAATCTAAAAATCAAACAAGCTCGCCCCTTGCTTACTTCCACAACTAAAGGAGCATCTGGTAAATAGGAAATCGGAGCTAACAAGAACCCATTGCTTCAGAAGGGTCAATTCTGCTTTCAAACCTAAGGCATCTTGATACAAAACACAATTTACATCCTAAACAATGAACTCCAGTTTCTAAGGCAACGCTTAGCAACTGGCCACTTCTgggaaaatgaaattcagaatcCTTGTGTACAAATGGCCCAGGGAAGTATACACCACAAGGCTGCAAGTGTTGCGATTAAGAGAATGGTGGCAGCGTCACATTCCTGAGTGTGAGCCTGGCCCCCAAATTCACAAACTGTGTTGCCATGGGCAAGTCATCAAACTCCCTCagcccatttcctcctctgtacaaAGAGGTAACAGTAGAACTGGACTCATAGCATTGTTGTGAGGACTGTATGTAGTACTCACAAGGTGCTTGGAAGAGTGACTGGTGCAAAGTATTCAAGACATCTTTGTTACTATACCTACTTCTTTGCTAGGCTGTGAAGAAATTAATCTAGGAGCTCCCGAAGTCAACTTTCTCAGTCTGGAATGGGTTAGCTATCGTCTAGCTGAAGGCAACATGGAAAGATGACTTTTGTAACtcaatttctgaaaaatattttcagcttcttCACAGGcaacttagaaattaaaatgttggggcgcctgggtggctcagttgttaagcgtctgccttcagctcaggtcatgatcccagggtcctgggatcgagccccgcatcgggctctctgctcagcggaaagcctgcttctccctctccctctccccctgctgtgttccctctctcgctgtgtctctctctgtcaaataaataaataaaatcttaaaaaaaaaaaaagaaattaaaatcttataAAGAAAAAGACGGATCTGTTAAGAAGCCCTTTAAGAGGGGCCCTCCCCTTTCTTGAGGATGAGCACTTACTTCCCCACAGCTGGTGGTGACGGGGTGGGAGAAAGCTGGGGTGCAGAGGACTATGGGGAGGAACAACCACAGACTGCGTGCTGGTGCCGCGGAGAATGAGCTTACGGACCCAGGCATCAGGGCTCCTGTTCTAAAACCACATACTATTGTTGCTTTTAACTCCACCAGAAAAGATTTAGatttcttcctcctagtcatccACTCTCCCAAACAACTTGTGTTCCTCCTTTGGGaaacacatcacacacatatGAGCACGTGTGCGGTCTCATAGTCCCCGTTACACTAGGGTTGACCTGAAAGCAGGAACTGGGTCTGCCTTCCTCACTGCTGCAGCCCCAGGGTCTAGCCCGGTACCTGAACATATGGGGATTTAACAAATCTGTGctgaacaaaggaatgaatgaatgaatgttttaaaGAAGGGAAAGGGTCTAAATTACCATCACGATTAGAATGTATAATGAATTATCCTTTCTATCTCTAAAATGCCCCCTCTGAAGAAAACATCTAGAATGTGTAGCTGCCTATAGCAAAATCAATTCTCATATCTTCCTTTACAAGAAAATGTTAAGATCTTGTAGCTTCTAAacaaagtgtttctttttctgaggGGTCTCTCACATGCCTAATTCACTAAAGGGCTGGAAATCAAAAAACCCATGGTGATTATTTTTCCAAGTAACCAGGACAGTAATGTATATGTAATTCATCTTCCTAGTCCAGGAGGCATGCCCAGGGAAAGCggagagaaaaatatgcagtagTATACCCAACAACTGTAAAAGAACCAAAATCTACAGCTCAACCACTTGTAATTCACATATTTAGCTTTTATAAAGAGTAAACTGTCTCTTGGGGTAGAGAAGGAATATGTAGCCTATAGGATTTGTTCTATGTATCTTGCATGGTTTTGagataatgttaaaaaaaatcacatgacaCTTACAAGTGtacccttcttttttccctccaggaGGTTTTATGGGAACACTAAGAAGTAGaactaggttgtctaatttgaaAGTAAATGGGTAACCAGCTTAGCATCTTCAGAAGTAAATGGATGATGAAAAAGTACAATTATCAATAACCACAGCtgagggaacctgggtggctcagttggttaagcaactgccttcggctcaggtcatgatcctggagtcccgggatcgagtcccgcttccggctccctgctcagcgggaagtctgcttctccctctgaccctcccccactctcacgctctctctcaaataaaaatcttaaaaaaaaaaaaaaaaataaccacagcGGAGCAAGAAGGGAAAACATGCAGCACTGAGCATGGGGCTTGTGGCCAGTGAAGGGCTCAGGGTCTTACCTGTCACTGTACACGGACCTCTCAAAGATCTGTACTGCGTTCTCGGCCTGTAACAGTTTCTCAGGGAAGGGCTCCAGCTGTACTTTCAGGCGGCTCATAAAAGATAATGTCTGGAATGTGTAGGACCATCGTGCTGGTTCCTGGTACATCATATCCAGCAAGTTTCCAAGACTTTGGGCAGTGAAGGCCTACAAGGAAATTACAAAGAGGAGCATTTCCAAGAAGGTATATTTACCCCATGGTGTTTACTCCCCAACACCATGGTTTAATAATCAATGAGGGAAGCAATTACAAAAGTTTCCTTCTACTAAAGAGATATATAATCATATCCCCCAGTTTAGTCAAAGCTATATAATCAAGGAAGAGATTTTCCTACCTGATAAAATGAgaatttgagagggagaggacaCGCCACCTTCAACACAccagagaagagcagaggaagaaccACACATACAATCAGCACATTCACTGACTGGTTTGTGGAGTCTGTCTGATGAGGTGTTAACCAACAACCATCTAAGACTACTTGGAATCAAATCTTCCCATTTTAACACTATG is part of the Neomonachus schauinslandi chromosome 10, ASM220157v2, whole genome shotgun sequence genome and harbors:
- the DGUOK gene encoding deoxyguanosine kinase, mitochondrial isoform X4 translates to MMYQEPARWSYTFQTLSFMSRLKVQLEPFPEKLLQAENAVQIFERYIFAKNLFENGSLNNIEWHIYQDWHSFLLQEFASQLRLHGFIYLQATPQVCLKRLHQRAREEEKRVELEYLKQLHGQHEAWLVHKTTELHFEALLNIPVLVLDVNEDFSEEVTKQEELMKKVNTFVKNL